In Gossypium hirsutum isolate 1008001.06 chromosome D01, Gossypium_hirsutum_v2.1, whole genome shotgun sequence, the genomic window CACTTAAAGAAAACAACTCTTAGCTTGTATGATGTTTTACACATCAAACAATCACTAAACGACTCTCGACACTTTATGTGAACCACTTTTAATCATCTGTCTTTTTATAATACTAAAGTGTAGTgatattaatgtttttttatgttaatttttttattaatgtattaactcataattaattttcaattcatgtgcgttggaaaattattaaatatttttttagtaaaaaagttAGATTTTGCAACCAATTAGTAATATTGAGATAAGCATGGTAAATTTTGTAACACATGAGAAAAAAATATCATTGATAAaacaataatgaaatatatatatataacataaaaataattggtaacaaaaaataatattaaattttataattaaaatgtaaaattttatattaacgtagtcattaaataaaaagttatattttttataaactataatgattattatattgaaaaaatatatttataactttaaaatttaacttataattaaattatcagtttttttaatttgttgcattaaattagtaatttattataaatattctaatttttatgcaaatatagataaaaataaaataattaaatattatataattaagttTTGTTGATATTATGCTTAAATTGCAGAGGAAAATAGTGTTCttcaattattttatcatttttataagaattattaaattaattcagtatattataatttgatataaatatgaaatttgataattataaaaaaaagattatttaaaattatcaaagaTGTATGGGAAAATGGAAAATCGAACATTTTGATTCAGGTGGATTTTTAAACGACACTTGTATTTGGAACCTGCTCGAAAGGTTCTTTCTTGCTCTTCCTTTTATATTATTCCTGGGAATTCAGTGAAACAGGTTTTATTCACAAAGACGAAGCTTGCAAGACAGGAAAAGAAATGGCTGATCGTTTCTTTCCAAATGAAATGCCTACTTTTGTGGCGGAATCAACTGTCTCTACAGGAGCTACCGGCGGTGACTCACTCACCAACCTCCTTTCTTTGCCTTACAAATCTCTCTCTGATCACCTCAAATCCGCTGCTTTGGCCCTCAAAGAAACCGTATTCTCTCTTCAAAACTCTGTTTTTGGgttattcaattttcattttttagctTCATTTCATGCATAAATCTGTGGGATTCTGCATAGAGAAATAAATTTGGTAACTTTGCTGTATTTTTATGTTCTGGGTTTGTTGAGATTTTCTAATTTAACACCCCCCCTTTTTGCTTCATTGATATATTCGCATGTTAATTATGCGTATAGGCATTGCAATTGGTGACTTTAATGTATATTCTGTTCTGGGTTTGttgagattttatgaaataaccaacttttactttaagaaaaagggggaaaattgttttttttttctttcgtttcCTAAGTTTGGGAATTGTTTGGTTTGGAGTCAGGTGGTGAGGGAGACTTGGGGTTTGAGTGGAAAGAGAGTGCAAGATTATACTTTGTACACAGGAGCACTTGGGACTGCTTATTTGGTCTTTAAAGCATACCAAGTTACCAAGAATGACAATGATCTTAAATTATGCTCTGATATTGTTAAAGCTTGTGATTCTGCTTCTAAAGATTCTGGGTAATCTCTCTTTCTTTATCTCTACAACAAGTACTGTCATATGcgtttatgtgtttaattttgGACTCGATAAGTTGCTAGGTTTATCTGTGAGATTGTTTCAATTTGATGGATGGACTGCATAAACTTTGTTGGAGTTTGTAGATGAATATGTTTAGCTTAAAATTCAAGTAATTTAGTTATTTGATTCTTGCAATAGCTGAAAAGTTTAGTTCTTGAATGCTTATGTTATTCTTAATGATAGTCTATTGCTAAAACAATCAAGGTTTTGGAATCATTGATCTGAGGTTTGTTAATGAGAATTTTAACTTGATTAGTTTTCTGTTTTCTACTCCAAAGTGACCAACCATGTCGGAATGGTAGCTTTCACTCCGACGGGAACTCGTGAATCAGTATGGTGGACATAAGATTGCATTGGAAGTGAGTATTTCAAACTTGACCCGACCTCATATGTGATGAGATTGCATGGGTGCAGGCGTGTGACGTTCATTTGTGGACGGGCTGGTGTTTATGCTCTTGGTGCTGTCATAGCAAAGCATTCCGGTGATACAAGTTTACAACAGCGCTACTTGGAAAAATTCAAAGAGGTGGTTCATTTTTGCTTTTCgtcttttaacttttaattatcttccttttcttttctgcGTTCACTGTTCCAGTGGGTTATGTTCTGATAATAGTTTGGCTCTGAGAGCAGATCAGATTCCCTAGTGACTTGCCGCATGAATTATTATATGGGAGAGCAGGGTTCTTGTGGGCCTGTTCATTCTTAAATAAGCATATCGGCAAAGACACGATATCTACCGCTCGCATAGTAAGACTTGTTTTTCATCTTCTCAGCCTGAATTTTCTTGTTTAAGAGAATAAAACACAATCAATTGTATTTATTTGTGCTTGGACTTGGAAATTGCGCAGCGAGCAGTTGTAGATGAAATTATTGAGTCCGGTAAACGGCTGGCAGGCAGGGGAAGATGTCCGTTGATGTATGAATGGCATGGGAAGAAGTACTGGGGAGCTGCACATGGACTGGCAGGAATTATTCATGTTTTGATGGACACAGAATTGAAGCCGGATGAGGCGGAGTATGTCAAGGGTACTCTTCGCTACATTATCAAAAACCGTTTCCCCAGTGGGAATTATCCATCAAGTGAGGGAAGTGAATCCGATCGTCTTGTACATTGGTGCCATGGTGCTCCTGGCATCACACTCACCCTTGTAAAAGCAGCCGAGGTACTCCACGTCACCCTACTCTTTTTCCCTTGCAAATTGCTTGGAAAAGAATTGCTGTATCTGAAAACCCTTATTTGTACAATGCTGTAAATCAACAGGTTTTTGGGGACAAGGAATTTCTACAAGCAGCATTGGATGCCGGAGAGGTAGTTT contains:
- the LOC107917715 gene encoding lanC-like protein GCR2 isoform X2, which translates into the protein MADRFFPNEMPTFVAESTVSTGATGGDSLTNLLSLPYKSLSDHLKSAALALKETVVRETWGLSGKRVQDYTLYTGALGTAYLVFKAYQVTKNDNDLKLCSDIVKACDSASKDSGRVTFICGRAGVYALGAVIAKHSGDTSLQQRYLEKFKEIRFPSDLPHELLYGRAGFLWACSFLNKHIGKDTISTARIRAVVDEIIESGKRLAGRGRCPLMYEWHGKKYWGAAHGLAGIIHVLMDTELKPDEAEYVKGTLRYIIKNRFPSGNYPSSEGSESDRLVHWCHGAPGITLTLVKAAEVFGDKEFLQAALDAGEVVWKRGLLKRIGICHGISGNAYVFLSLYRLTGNVEYLYRAKAFTSFLSDRAEKLISQGKMHGGDRPYSLFEGIGGMAHLFLDMVKASEARFPAYEI
- the LOC107917715 gene encoding lanC-like protein GCR2 isoform X3, with the translated sequence MKCLLLWRNQLSLQELPAVTHSPTSFLCLTNLSLITSNPLLWPSKKPRVTFICGRAGVYALGAVIAKHSGDTSLQQRYLEKFKEIRFPSDLPHELLYGRAGFLWACSFLNKHIGKDTISTARIRAVVDEIIESGKRLAGRGRCPLMYEWHGKKYWGAAHGLAGIIHVLMDTELKPDEAEYVKGTLRYIIKNRFPSGNYPSSEGSESDRLVHWCHGAPGITLTLVKAAEVFGDKEFLQAALDAGEVVWKRGLLKRIGICHGISGNAYVFLSLYRLTGNVEYLYRAKAFTSFLSDRAEKLISQGKMHGGDRPYSLFEGIGGMAHLFLDMVKASEARFPAYEI
- the LOC107917715 gene encoding lanC-like protein GCR2 isoform X1 — its product is MLIMRIGIAIGDFNVYSVLGLLRFYEITNFYFKKKGENCFFFLSFPKFGNCLVWSQVVRETWGLSGKRVQDYTLYTGALGTAYLVFKAYQVTKNDNDLKLCSDIVKACDSASKDSGRVTFICGRAGVYALGAVIAKHSGDTSLQQRYLEKFKEIRFPSDLPHELLYGRAGFLWACSFLNKHIGKDTISTARIRAVVDEIIESGKRLAGRGRCPLMYEWHGKKYWGAAHGLAGIIHVLMDTELKPDEAEYVKGTLRYIIKNRFPSGNYPSSEGSESDRLVHWCHGAPGITLTLVKAAEVFGDKEFLQAALDAGEVVWKRGLLKRIGICHGISGNAYVFLSLYRLTGNVEYLYRAKAFTSFLSDRAEKLISQGKMHGGDRPYSLFEGIGGMAHLFLDMVKASEARFPAYEI